From the genome of Rubripirellula reticaptiva:
ACAGTTCGGCGAACCGAGGATCCGTGTCACGCGCGATCTGCAGCAGCCGCCGGTCCATCAGATCGCAGGCGACTAGTCCGTGACTTAGCGCCGCGACGGCGCTGCGGGCGGCCATGTCCAATCGATGATAGAAACAAAGTGCGACGCCACGGTGGGTCGCAATTGCTTCGGTGCGGACGGTTGCGTCGACGATGATGCCGAGTGTGCCTTGCGTGCCGACCATGAACTTGGCCAAGTCGACTCGTGGGTGAATGTTGTTGCGACCGGTCTCGACAACATCGTCGATTCGATAACCGCCACGCGACTTGGGGGATTCGCCGGATGCTTCGAGCAGCGACTTGAATTGGCTTTGGATTTCGGCGATGCCAAGCGCCAATCGGCCGGGCGTTCCCGCGTCATCGGTACTATGAACGGACAAGTCCAACAGTTCGCCTTGGACTGTGACGACTCGCATCGATTCGATCGTATCGCGAGCCGAGCCGCTGCGCAGATAGTGACTGCCCGATGCATTGGTGGCCAGAACACTGCCCATCGTCGTGACGCTGCGAGTGGCTGGGTCGGGGCCGAACCAACGTCCCTGGGGGCGGAGGGCGCGATTGACTTCGGCTAGGATGGCGCCACTTTGGACGACGACGCGAGTTCCATCGGGTGAAACTGAGATCCGCCGCATGTACCGCGAGAAGTCGATGACTAAACCGCCGCCGAGCGATTCGCCGGCAACACCGGAACCGGCACCGCGTGGGTGTAGTGAGATTTCGTGTTCGGCTGCGTAGTGGGCCGTTGCCATGACATCGGCGACAGTGCGAGGCCGAACGACGCCGAAAGGACTGATCTGATAGATGCTGGCGTCCGACGCATAGAGCTGCGTCATCAAGGGATCGCAAAAGACATCGCCACCGACAATGCCTCGCAAATCGTCTTGTACCCGTTGCCTATCAATGTCCATGGATTGTAGTTCGACCGCTCAGGGCGGATTCCGTCAAGCCGACACAGCGAAGAATCGATCGATCATAAGCACGGGTGATGACCATTGCGACAACCGCTAAACAGGCCACATCATCGCTGTCGTTGTCATTCAACCGACTCGATTGATCAGCCCTAAGACTTCGGCGCGGGACATTGGGTCGTCACGGAATGCGCCTCGCATCGCGCTGGTCAAACAGAGGCTGCCCGGTTTGCGGACTCCCCGCATCGTCATACAACTGTGCGTCGATTCAACGACTACGGCGACACCGCGAGCCGACAAGCGGTCTTCGATTAGGTCGGCGACTGTTTGCGTCAATCGTTCTTGGACTTGCGGGCGACGGGCGACTTCTTCGACGACTCGTGCAAGCTTGCTGAGTCCAACCACTTTGCCGCTTGGCAAATAAGCAATGTGTGCCTTACCGGTAAATGGCAACAGGTGGTGTTCGCACATGCTGCAGAAGCTGATATCGCGAACCAGGACGATTTCGTCGTAATTTTCGGTGAAGACCTTGGCTAAGTGTCGGCCAGGATCGCTTTTCAGGCCCGCGAACATCTCCGCGTACATACGTGCGACTCTGGCCGGCGTTTCAAGCAGTCCTTCGCGGTCGGGATCTTCGCCAACCGCACCCAAAATGACCCGTACCGCGGCTTCGATCGCTTTTAAATCAACCGAATCATTACGGGGCTCATTCGGGTCCGCAAAAAAACGGTGGTCAGAGCTTCCGTTGGAGGGCGTTTCGGTTGCAGATTCGTGCACGTTTTGTTTCCGGGTTATCGTTTTGTTTCGGTCGTATCTTAGCCGAGGTGCCTAGATTCTGCATCGGGATGCTTGCTCGAGGCCATCTTCGGCATATTCACGAAGATTTTACGGCGACGGCTAGTGGTCGCCGCAGAGCGGTTGCTTTCCGCCCGGATCACTCTGATGTCGTCAGCTTTAGGCAAACGACGTGCTCGTCACCCCGAACCATGACGAGGTCGTCCACCACGATGGGGGCTGACCAGCATGGGTAGGCCAGCGCCGGTCGTTCGCCGTCGGAGCGGCTGAGCGGCCAGGTCGCGACCACGTCCAAGCGGTCGGAGTTCGTGCGGATCACCTGAGCTTCGCCGCGTTCTTCCAGTACGATCAGATGGTCGCCAACTCGGGTCGTCGACGATCGAGTTCGTCGGTCGTCGGTCCATTTTACCTCGCCAGTTTTCCAGTCGATGCAGCGCAGGTCACTGTCGGGTGCGTTGCGGCCGCTGCAGCCGTAAAGAAAACCATCGGCCAGAACGGGCGTAGCCCAGTGCGATCGCATCGCTTGGCGTCTGCGGTCACCGGCGGGATCAATCCAAATCGGTTCGGCAGAATCGGCGGTGACTTTTAACAGCACGCTGCCGACCTGGTAACACTCACTAATGAAAACTTCGTCGCCGTCGACAACCGGTACGATGGCATTGACGCTCTCCAAGATTTCGGCGCGATGATCGTATCGCCATTTCACTGAGCCCGTTTCCGGATCGACCAACATCAAACCCCCACGAGCGAACAGCAGCACGTAGGTCTGGCCGTCGATTTGCATCGTTCGCGGGCTGCTATAACTTGCCAGGTCATTGCCACATCGCCAGAGCTCTTGACCATCGTTGCGGTCAAACGCCACCAGCGCAGATCCATTGGGCGAGACCCGGTCCAATCGCATCGGCGCGACGTCTTGGTCGGCGGCCGGGCTGCCGCCGATCATCACGATCACCGCGTCATCAATCACCAGTGGTGACGATCCAACACCAAAGAAGTTTTGCACGACTCCGTATTTCTGGATCGTATCGACCGACCAATTCAGTTTGCCGTCAGAAGTGTTTCGGCAAGCCAGTCGGCCAGCCACGCCTAATGTAAACAACTGTTCGCCATCGATCGTGGGCGAACTGCGCGAACCTTCTTCGTACCCAAACAGGTCTCGATAGACGAGCGGTTGGGCGGCCGTCCAAATCAATTCGCCGGTTTGCAAGTCACGGGCGGTTGTGCGTTCGGTGGGTTGTGATCGATTGGAATCGTCCGCATCAAAGTGGAAGTACCGACCACGGGATACCGCACCAAGTCCGTAACCTAAACCCACATTCGCGGACCATTGGAACGTCGGCGGCACAGTCCAGTCGATTGAGCTTTGCAGTTCGGCGTCGGTGGCTGCTTGGCCGTCGAAGTTTTCGCCCAGCAAGCGAGGCCAGTCGTGGGTGGTTTTCTCGGGCGGAGTCTGCGAATGCGCACAAACTGCCCAGACAAAACAGAGCCCCAAAATCAACATTATGCGGTAAGGTGATGGCATCGTTTGCTTTCGCCTAGCTTCGATTGAACGACCAAGTATGTCACGGAAACGGAAAAGTAGACCAGAATTATGCCCGATTTGTATGTCAACCATCGTTTGACGATATCCGAAAAAGAGATCGGCATCACAACGGCTCGTTCGAGCGGTCCAGGCGGTCAGAACGTCAATAAGGTGAATTCGAAGGTCACGATGCACTGGTCGCCATCGGCTTGCGAATCGCTGGATCCTGCTTGGCGGCGTCGTTTTGTCGCTCGCCAGTCCAATCGCATCAATCGTGAGGGCCAATTGGTGCTGCACAGCGACAAGTATCGGGATCAGGTCCGAAATTTAGCCGATGCACGTCAAAAACTGGTCGACTTATTGCTCGAATGCCAAGATGCCCCGACTCCGCGAAAAGCAACTCGCCCCAGCAGAGCGAGCCAACGGCGTCGAATGGACCAAAAAACACGTGTCTCGCAAAAAAAACGCGGGCGTGGAGGATCTTGGGGGAACGATAGTTAGGCTAGACACTGGCGAAGCGAGAAATTGGGTGCTTGCGGGGACAGGCAGGATGAGCCAAATGGCGCATCGACGGTTCCCCGGACAGGCTCAGTCCCTCAGGCTGCTATACTTCACGCGTATTCTTATCCGACATCTTTTCTCTCCCGTGACACGGATTGATGAAACGAAAAAAACACCTCGATGACCTTTTGTCGACTTGGAAGTTTGATCCGGCGACGCTGAATGTTCGCATGGTCAAAGGAAAAGACGATCGCGACTTGATCCAAATGCGGGTCGATATGGGCGTGTTGCAGTTTGAAACCACTGGTCGCCCTGATGGCGGCGAAGTCCACGGTCACGAAACGGTACTGGAATGGTTGCTGCAAAAGCAATTGGATGACCCTTCGTACATATTGAACGAAGACGAATGTAATGAAGTCGATCGTGAGTTCATGCAGTTCTATCACCGTCGAATTTGTTGGTTGCGATTGGAGTTCTACGCTCGTGCGGTAATGGACGCCGATCACACGCTGCGATTGATGGATGTGACGAACCAAATGAGTCCCGAGGAAGAGTGGACTCAAACGCACGAGCAGTATCGACCGTTCGTTTTGTTCCATCGGACTCAGGCTGATGCGCTTGGTGAACTAGAGGACGATACGGCCGAAGAAGCCGTTCAAGCAATCAATCGCGGATTGGAAACGATGCGCAATTTCTTTACCAAGTATGACGCCGAAGAACATTTTGATTCGGACGAGTTGGTCGTGCGACTAGTCGAGCTTCGCGAGTCCTTGCGAACCGAGTACGAGGTTGGGCAAACGCTGAACGAAAAACTGGAAGCCGCAGTCGCTGGCGAACAGTACGAGTTGGCGGCAAGACTGCGAGATGAGCTGACGCAGCGCGAACTGAATCCATAGACGTTGGGGTGGTTTGACGGAGTCGTTGTTGCATGATTAGCGGCTCGGGCACTTCTATTGAATTCGCGGCGACACCGAAACAAGTTTGGTCTTTATGCGATCGTCTCGTGACTCTCTTTCGATTCCGTTGATCGCGGCGGCACCTTTAGGGTCGTCGAAGTGGTTACTGCATTTGCGTTCGTTTGCGGTCGCCGGGCAATTGGCGACCATCTTGGCGACTCAGTTCTTGACCGCCATACCCCTGCCCTACACGGCGCTGATCGCTTTGGTTGGTTTGACGGCGATTACCAATGTCGTCTACGCATGGTGGCTAAGTCGTCAGGGGCACGAAGATGCGTTCGTACGAATTGACTCGCCAAATTCGCCCATCTCGTCGGACCCGAGTCATGATTCGGGGCACGATTCTGGACTTCGTCACAGTGTGGCGCTGGCGTTGATGCTGTTGGATCTTTTAACATTGACCGCGATGTTGCATTTAAGCGGCGGCGTGGGCAATCCGTTTTGCTTCTTTTACTTTGTCAACTTGGCGGTTGGCGGGGTCATGATTCGGCCGCCGGCGGCTTGGAGTTTGACGGCGACGGCAATCGTCGGATACGTGTTCTTGCTGTTCATTTCGAAGCGGATCGACGGCGTCGGCAGCGATACCGCCGTGGGTGTCGGTTTGAATTCGATTGGTTTGATGCTGGCGTTTTCTGCCTGTGCATCGGTGGTGATCTATTTTGTGACTCGCACGGCAGGTCAGTTGAAGCAGCGCGAGCAACAGTTGCTGCGCGCCCAGGCGGATCAGGCCGCCAGCCATCGGTTGGAAGGTTTGACGACGTTGGCGGCTGGCGCTGCGCATGAACTGGCAACGCCTTTGTCGACCATTGATGTGATCGTTCGTGAATTGTCGCGACATTTGGAAGCCTGCGAAAAACCGAAATCCGTCGACACTGATTTGCGTTTGATCGACGAACAACTGGAAATGTGTCGGCAGATTTTGCAGCGGATGCGATCAGCGGCTGGCGATTCGATGACACCTCATTGGGATCGAACGACGGTGGGTGAATTGATCGATACGGTGCTGGAGGGAATTCGCGATCCGCACCGTGTCGACGTGACCGACGGAACCGATGCCGTCGAAGAGACGCCACTGTGGGTGCCTCAAGAGGCCGTTGCGCAGGCCGTTCGGAATTTGATTCACAACGGGCTCGATGCCAGCGGAGCCGATGGCCGGGTGCGGTTAGAGTCGAAGTTGATGGGCGAGATTCTGCAGTTGTCGGTGATCGATTCTGGTAGTGGGATGACCGTTGAAGTGCTCGATCGAGCGTCAGATCCATTTTTCACCACCAAGGACCCTGGCCGCGGCATCGGGTTGGGGCTGTTTCTGACCCGCAACGTTATTTCACAGTTGGGAGGTGAATTGCAGTTTCATTCCCAGCCGGGTTCGGGGACACAAGTGATCGTGCGGATTCCGCTTGATAACCCACGTCGCGAATACGATTTGCCGCGAAACTATGATTTGCCGACTAGCGATGAAGCCGTCAACGGAGTTCAAAAACGACCGGTTTGAAGGTCGGCTTGGCCGGCGAATCAAGTAGAATGATGGTTTGTTGCTGCCCGTTTCTAAATTCGCCTTTCAGTTGAAGGTTCTGTCATGATTGATCAGCCCACCGAGAACGCCACCGTTTACGACACGGCGATGGTGGGGGCCGAGAGCATCTTGTTGGTCGATGACACGTTTGTGCTTCGCGAGCGGTTGTCGATGGCGATGCAGCAGCGAGGTTTTCACGTCGAAACGGCGGGTAGTTATGACGAGGCGGTTGAGATTTTCAGGATGCGCCCGACGGATTTAGCCGTCTTGGATTTGCGCATGCCGGGCAAGAGCGGCCTGGAATTGCTGCGAAAACTATTGCAGATGAAGCCGACGACGAGAGTGATCATTTTGTCGGGCTTTGGCAGCATTCCGGCTTCGATCGATGCGGTTCGGGCCGGCGCGGTTAACTTTCTTAGCAAGCCGGCCGACGCGGACGACATTCTGGGGGCTTTTGTCCGCGGCGATGACCCATCGGTCCCCGAAGGTGCTCTGGCGTTTCCGGCTCCCTCATTGGCCCGCAACGAGTGGGAGCATATCCACCGGGTGCTGTCGGATTGCGGGGGCAATATCAGCGAAGCGGCTCGCCGGTTGGGCATTCACCGCCGTAGTTTGCAGCGAAAACTGCGAAAACGGGCTCCCGAAGACCCAGCGATGCCACAGTTGATCGACGATGAAGAAGAGTGATTGCCCTAAATTTTGCCACA
Proteins encoded in this window:
- a CDS encoding outer membrane protein assembly factor BamB family protein; translated protein: MPSPYRIMLILGLCFVWAVCAHSQTPPEKTTHDWPRLLGENFDGQAATDAELQSSIDWTVPPTFQWSANVGLGYGLGAVSRGRYFHFDADDSNRSQPTERTTARDLQTGELIWTAAQPLVYRDLFGYEEGSRSSPTIDGEQLFTLGVAGRLACRNTSDGKLNWSVDTIQKYGVVQNFFGVGSSPLVIDDAVIVMIGGSPAADQDVAPMRLDRVSPNGSALVAFDRNDGQELWRCGNDLASYSSPRTMQIDGQTYVLLFARGGLMLVDPETGSVKWRYDHRAEILESVNAIVPVVDGDEVFISECYQVGSVLLKVTADSAEPIWIDPAGDRRRQAMRSHWATPVLADGFLYGCSGRNAPDSDLRCIDWKTGEVKWTDDRRTRSSTTRVGDHLIVLEERGEAQVIRTNSDRLDVVATWPLSRSDGERPALAYPCWSAPIVVDDLVMVRGDEHVVCLKLTTSE
- a CDS encoding sensor histidine kinase; translation: MPLIAAAPLGSSKWLLHLRSFAVAGQLATILATQFLTAIPLPYTALIALVGLTAITNVVYAWWLSRQGHEDAFVRIDSPNSPISSDPSHDSGHDSGLRHSVALALMLLDLLTLTAMLHLSGGVGNPFCFFYFVNLAVGGVMIRPPAAWSLTATAIVGYVFLLFISKRIDGVGSDTAVGVGLNSIGLMLAFSACASVVIYFVTRTAGQLKQREQQLLRAQADQAASHRLEGLTTLAAGAAHELATPLSTIDVIVRELSRHLEACEKPKSVDTDLRLIDEQLEMCRQILQRMRSAAGDSMTPHWDRTTVGELIDTVLEGIRDPHRVDVTDGTDAVEETPLWVPQEAVAQAVRNLIHNGLDASGADGRVRLESKLMGEILQLSVIDSGSGMTVEVLDRASDPFFTTKDPGRGIGLGLFLTRNVISQLGGELQFHSQPGSGTQVIVRIPLDNPRREYDLPRNYDLPTSDEAVNGVQKRPV
- the arfB gene encoding alternative ribosome rescue aminoacyl-tRNA hydrolase ArfB; protein product: MPDLYVNHRLTISEKEIGITTARSSGPGGQNVNKVNSKVTMHWSPSACESLDPAWRRRFVARQSNRINREGQLVLHSDKYRDQVRNLADARQKLVDLLLECQDAPTPRKATRPSRASQRRRMDQKTRVSQKKRGRGGSWGNDS
- the folE gene encoding GTP cyclohydrolase I FolE produces the protein MHESATETPSNGSSDHRFFADPNEPRNDSVDLKAIEAAVRVILGAVGEDPDREGLLETPARVARMYAEMFAGLKSDPGRHLAKVFTENYDEIVLVRDISFCSMCEHHLLPFTGKAHIAYLPSGKVVGLSKLARVVEEVARRPQVQERLTQTVADLIEDRLSARGVAVVVESTHSCMTMRGVRKPGSLCLTSAMRGAFRDDPMSRAEVLGLINRVG
- a CDS encoding response regulator transcription factor; its protein translation is MIDQPTENATVYDTAMVGAESILLVDDTFVLRERLSMAMQQRGFHVETAGSYDEAVEIFRMRPTDLAVLDLRMPGKSGLELLRKLLQMKPTTRVIILSGFGSIPASIDAVRAGAVNFLSKPADADDILGAFVRGDDPSVPEGALAFPAPSLARNEWEHIHRVLSDCGGNISEAARRLGIHRRSLQRKLRKRAPEDPAMPQLIDDEEE
- a CDS encoding UvrB/UvrC motif-containing protein gives rise to the protein MKRKKHLDDLLSTWKFDPATLNVRMVKGKDDRDLIQMRVDMGVLQFETTGRPDGGEVHGHETVLEWLLQKQLDDPSYILNEDECNEVDREFMQFYHRRICWLRLEFYARAVMDADHTLRLMDVTNQMSPEEEWTQTHEQYRPFVLFHRTQADALGELEDDTAEEAVQAINRGLETMRNFFTKYDAEEHFDSDELVVRLVELRESLRTEYEVGQTLNEKLEAAVAGEQYELAARLRDELTQRELNP